Proteins co-encoded in one Malus sylvestris chromosome 9, drMalSylv7.2, whole genome shotgun sequence genomic window:
- the LOC126583612 gene encoding metalloendoproteinase 2-MMP-like, translating to MASKCTLSLFTITFLFVLLSLFSHATSSETHNKNTSPFEFLNHLKGCHKGDKVQGIQDLKKYLEKFGYLNGHSDNDDFDDILESAIKTYQLNYHLKATGTLDDKTVSKMMMPRCGVPDIINGTTSMRSGKKRHPHHHSGHGSPHTVAHYSFVPGNPKWPSSKYHLTYAFDQSTPTDARDAVARAFATWAGNTHFSFSQSQTYENADLTISFASGDHGDGSPFEGRGGTLAHAFAPTNGRFHYDADEPWAVGAVEGAYDLETVALHEIGHLLGLRHSSVEGAVMSSTVRTGFAQSLHADDIQGIKALYNT from the coding sequence ATGGCTTCAAAATGTACTCTTTCTCTGTTCACAATCACTtttctctttgtcctcctttctctcttctcccatgCAACGTCGTCAGAAACCCATAACAAAAACACGTCGCCATTCGAGTTTCTCAACCATCTTAAGGGGTGTCACAAGGGCGACAAGGTCCAAGGCATCCAAGACCTAAAGAAGTACCTTGAAAAATTTGGATACTTAAACGGCCATTCCGATAATGATGATTTCGACGACATCTTGGAGTCAGCGATCAAAACTTACCAGCTCAACTACCACCTCAAAGCCACCGGAACATTAGATGACAAAACCGTATCAAAAATGATGATGCCGCGATGCGGTGTGCCAGACATCATCAATGGCACCACCTCCATGCGATCGGGAAAGAAAAGACACCCTCACCACCACAGCGGACATGGTTCGCCTCACACGGTTGCTCATTATTCTTTCGTCCCCGGAAACCCTAAATGGCCTTCTTCTAAGTACCATCTCACCTATGCTTTTGATCAAAGCACCCCAACTGATGCCCGGGACGCAGTTGCGCGCGCTTTTGCAACATGGGCAGGCAACACACACTTCTCGTTCAGTCAATCCCAAACCTATGAGAACGCGGATCTGACAATAAGTTTTGCTAGTGGTGATCATGGAGATGGGAGCCCATTTGAAGGCCGAGGCGGGACACTTGCTCATGCATTTGCACCGACCAATGGGAGATTCCACTACGATGCCGATGAGCCGTGGGCTGTGGGAGCTGTGGAGGGTGCTTATGACTTGGAGACTGTGGCATTGCATGAAATCGGACATCTGTTGGGGCTACGACATAGCTCTGTTGAAGGAGCTGTGATGTCCTCCACCGTTCGTACTGGATTTGCTCAAAGTTTGCATGCAGATGATATTCAAGGAATTAAAGCTTTATATAATACTTGA